In Lolium rigidum isolate FL_2022 chromosome 3, APGP_CSIRO_Lrig_0.1, whole genome shotgun sequence, the genomic window GGAGGGCATGGGtgccttttctttttttcctttttcttatagACTCGAATGAAAAGTGAAATATCTTTTCAATTGAGTGTCTAAAACACTATCCATTTTCATGACCATGTTTCAGTTGAGTGCCTAACACTAGTATCCATGTAAGTTCCAAAAGTTTATGAAAAATGATCATACATGCAGACAGTGGGTACAAGTATGCGCACATAATAAGTTTTAAACCTTAAACATGACCATTGAGTAAGCAAAAACAGAACAAAATGATTTTGCCCACTATATATTTTGGGTTTTATGGGATCAAAATAGAGAACTGTGTTTTTTTAGAGAGAGAAATCAAGAATATGGTTGGAGTTACTCTATGGGCTTTTTCACAGTTTTGGCGGGCCCTTGCGACATTCCTTGTTTCACGGGCCTAGCTTCGTGGGCCTTGTGAACTACACATGCCCACACGAGGAGTCCCCGACCACCAACGTCTCGGAGGTCGTATCTGATCAACCCCAAAAAccccggcggccggcggggacAGCCAGCAAGAGCAGAGCAGCTTTGGTGCAAGCTAGGCAGGATGGCGGCCATGCGGAGAAGGCTCATGCCCGTCGTCGCCTTCTGCCGTCGCGCTCCCGGACCCAGACCCTGCTGCCGCTTCCTGCACTCTCCCTCCCtcctcgacgccgtcgccgcctccgcctcctcgtcgCCCAACCTCCTCTTGCGCAGCTCCGACTCGCTCCCGCCGGCGAAGAGCGTCAGCGAAGTCGTGGCGGACGCCCCGAGGGGCGCTTGGTCCGTCGAGCAACTCTCTCGGCAGCTAGGTCGCTGGCTCCCTTCggcctggacattgctcaaaggcgTCGCCGCGCTTCGCTCGGTCTGGTGAGGGTTCGGTTCCTACCCCTCCACTCTCGTCCGGGAAGAAGAATTTCTTTTCTTTCGCCCGTTTTGGTCACTTTCGAGTTCTGAacttctgatgtctcctcctcttCCCCAGGGTGCACTGGAGATCAAGCCCTCAAGGCCCCGATGGCGTGGTGCTGGTGCTCGTCGGCGCCAATGTCGCCGTCTACGCGCTCTGCCGACTGGCGGATCCGACGATCATGATGAATCACTTCGTGGTTAGTGCTTGCAGCAAGGGATTTCGAAAGTGGTGTACATCGATCACTTTTTGATGATTCTGTTCACTTATGAGCAGACTTCGCTGGACAATTTCAAGAGCGGGCGGTTGCACACGCTGCTCACCAGCGCTTTCAGCCACAGGGATGCTAACCATCTCTTGAATAACATGACCGGACTCTACTTCTTCGGTTCAAGCGTGAGATCTCCAGTCCTTCTGCTCTGTTGTTGATGGTATCTATTTTCATCATAAAGGGTGCTCGCTCTGTTGACCATACATAAAAGAAGGAAACGCATAGGACATGTGTTTTGTTAAGTATACTCCGTACTATACCACCACTTttcatcagatcggtcttttggaatAGTTGGTTGGTAGAACTATTCTAACGTTTTCTCCCAAATATTTCTCCGCTCGAAAGAGGTATAACTTGGATCTgtatgttgatttttttttcacttttttttggcATCAGATTTCCGTCATGTTTGGTCCTGCTTTCCTTCTGAAGATGTACCTAACAGGAGCACTTACTGGATCTGCTGCCTTCTTGGCAGAAATGACTTTTCTAGCTCCACGAAAACAGGTAACATTCTTACAACATGGACGTTTATAAATCAGGGACGTGGATCTCAATCCTGGACAGGACATTCAATTACCTCTGATTTTCAAATAAAATCCTATGATTATCTCTGATTGTTTGTACTTATTTTCCCCTTGCACTTCCCCACGGGAAGGCTGGTAATCAGCCACTTTATTGCCTCTGCTAGCTACGAGCTGCCAG contains:
- the LOC124697089 gene encoding RHOMBOID-like protein 12, mitochondrial, whose protein sequence is MAAMRRRLMPVVAFCRRAPGPRPCCRFLHSPSLLDAVAASASSSPNLLLRSSDSLPPAKSVSEVVADAPRGAWSVEQLSRQLGRWLPSADGVVLVLVGANVAVYALCRLADPTIMMNHFVTSLDNFKSGRLHTLLTSAFSHRDANHLLNNMTGLYFFGSSISVMFGPAFLLKMYLTGALTGSAAFLAEMTFLAPRKQGRGGWKTPMLGASGAVNAITLLVIFLYPRELLDLHFFIPVPAAFVGARMIGTDLWRMKKGPACLHTGGLLTIVSV